From Cydia pomonella isolate Wapato2018A chromosome 26, ilCydPomo1, whole genome shotgun sequence, one genomic window encodes:
- the LOC133532236 gene encoding late histone H2B.L4-like: MPPVKVPKKALKSMEPGGGLIPKKKKDGKKMSRKNYDSFSIYLFKVLKSCTEINVGISRKSILIMNNFVNDILEQIACEAGRLIAHGKKTTLSENEIRTATKLLIPGELGKHALLEGEKALRNYKNNSSSQSY, from the coding sequence atgccTCCCGTCAAAGTTCCGAAGAAAGCGCTCAAGTCAATGGAGCCCGGCGGCGGCCTGATCCCAAAAAAGAAGAAAGACGGCAAGAAGATGTCAAGGAAGAACTACGACAGTTTCTCAATATACCTCTTCAAAGTATTAAAATCGTGTACAGAAATCAACGTCGGAATTTCAAGAAAAAGCATTTTAATTATGAACAATTTCGTGAACGACATATTAGAACAAATCGCATGTGAAGCTGGAAGACTAATAGCACACGGAAAGAAGACTACATTGAGCGAGAACGAAATACGAACGGCCACAAAACTGCTCATTCCTGGCGAGCTAGGAAAGCACGCATTGCTGGAGGGGGAGAAAGCGCTCCGGAACTACAAGAACAACTCGAGCAGCCAGAGttattaa